A stretch of the Methylacidiphilum caldifontis genome encodes the following:
- the rfbA gene encoding glucose-1-phosphate thymidylyltransferase RfbA produces MERCGIVLAGGTGSRLYPVTIALSKQLLPIHDKPMIYYPLSVLMLANIREILLISTPHDIGLFERLLGDGSQFGLFISYAVQPYPRGLAEAYKIGEKFVQGRPSCLILGDNLLYGHSLSATLNKATQKKQGATIFGYHVSNPSAYGVVEFDRSMRVISIEEKPLKPKSSYAIPGIYFYDGRAPSFAHQLKPSARGELEITDLNKKYWEEGSLDVELLGRGIAWLDTGTHDLLYDASLFVKTIEQRQGLKIGCLEEIAYHKGWIGEEQLQSQIKKMGNSSYANYLRHLLETPRTFV; encoded by the coding sequence ATGGAAAGATGTGGAATAGTGCTTGCTGGAGGAACGGGTAGCAGGCTTTATCCAGTGACAATCGCTTTAAGCAAACAGCTTCTTCCCATTCATGACAAACCGATGATCTATTATCCACTGTCGGTTTTGATGTTGGCTAACATCAGGGAAATCCTATTAATTTCTACTCCTCATGATATTGGTTTGTTCGAAAGACTGTTAGGTGATGGCTCTCAATTTGGACTTTTTATCAGTTATGCTGTACAACCTTATCCACGAGGACTGGCTGAAGCCTACAAAATAGGGGAAAAGTTTGTCCAGGGCAGGCCTTCATGCCTGATTCTTGGAGATAATTTGCTCTATGGGCATAGCTTGAGTGCAACTTTAAACAAAGCGACCCAAAAAAAGCAGGGAGCCACCATTTTTGGTTATCATGTTTCCAATCCTTCTGCTTATGGAGTGGTTGAGTTTGATCGGTCGATGAGGGTTATATCTATCGAAGAAAAACCCCTTAAGCCCAAATCTTCCTATGCCATTCCTGGAATTTATTTTTATGACGGTAGGGCTCCTTCTTTTGCTCATCAACTCAAGCCTTCAGCCCGGGGTGAGTTAGAGATCACCGATTTGAATAAGAAATATTGGGAAGAAGGTAGCCTGGATGTAGAGTTGTTGGGTCGAGGTATCGCATGGCTTGATACGGGAACGCATGATCTCCTTTACGATGCATCCCTATTTGTCAAAACCATAGAGCAGAGACAGGGGCTTAAGATTGGCTGTTTAGAAGAAATCGCTTATCATAAAGGCTGGATAGGTGAAGAACAGCTCCAATCCCAGATTAAAAAAATGGGTAATTCTTCTTATGCCAATTATCTTAGACATCTCCTTGAGACGCCTAGAACATTTGTTTGA
- a CDS encoding riboflavin synthase, producing the protein MFTGIIESVGWVETLPEGSDKVLTLDVGGLAPELKKGMSLAVNGCCLTVFEIEGRKARFYVLEETLRATTLGELKRGEEVNLELPLRYNDRIGGHFVTGHVDCKETIYTIKDWGEEKEFWINYPFFAQHLIVPKGSIAVDGISLTVGSVTAGNFCVYITPFTFTHTNLKKKKPGDRVNLEFDLLAKYAAGILQGWGKTK; encoded by the coding sequence ATGTTTACAGGCATTATTGAATCGGTGGGATGGGTTGAAACATTACCTGAGGGTAGTGATAAAGTGTTAACCTTGGATGTAGGAGGACTTGCCCCTGAATTGAAAAAAGGAATGAGTCTTGCGGTCAATGGTTGCTGTTTGACTGTTTTTGAAATTGAGGGAAGAAAAGCTCGGTTTTATGTCCTTGAGGAAACTCTTCGGGCTACGACTTTGGGAGAACTAAAGAGAGGAGAGGAAGTTAATCTCGAGCTTCCCTTAAGATACAACGATCGGATTGGAGGCCATTTTGTTACGGGTCACGTTGATTGCAAGGAAACCATATATACCATAAAAGATTGGGGTGAAGAAAAAGAGTTTTGGATAAATTATCCTTTCTTTGCACAACATCTTATAGTTCCAAAAGGCTCGATTGCCGTTGATGGGATTAGTTTGACAGTCGGGAGTGTAACGGCTGGAAATTTTTGTGTGTACATTACTCCTTTTACTTTTACTCATACCAATTTAAAAAAGAAAAAACCGGGCGACAGGGTTAACCTTGAATTCGATCTATTGGCAAAATATGCAGCAGGGATTCTCCAGGGTTGGGGTAAAACAAAATAA
- the rfbB gene encoding dTDP-glucose 4,6-dehydratase: MKILVTGGAGFIGSNFCHYCYAHEPSSQIEKIIVIDKLGYSGSIENISELMEKENFCFIQADICNQELITQLLFDEKIDAVIHFAAESHVDRSIDDPAIFVQSNVVGTFKLLESSFHYFSSLAHKDKEKFRFLHISTDEVYGSIPMDASPAKEGGLYAPSSPYSASKAASDHFVWAYYKTYGLPAMITHSSNNYGPRQHPEKMIPHMICNALEGKELPVYGLGLNIRDWIYVEDHCAGIWRVLCWGKQGEVYHIGKGSGISNIELVRKICSLLDIFFPRLTGKSYSELIRFVADRPGHDLRYALDVSKMKKELGWEAQMELEKGLEKTIFWYVEHKDWIRSVMEKGYALKRQGLYRKAKITS, translated from the coding sequence ATGAAGATTCTTGTAACGGGTGGAGCAGGTTTTATTGGTTCTAATTTTTGTCATTATTGCTATGCGCATGAGCCTTCTTCTCAGATTGAGAAAATAATTGTTATCGATAAGCTGGGCTACTCGGGATCGATAGAAAATATTTCAGAATTGATGGAGAAAGAAAATTTCTGCTTTATTCAAGCAGATATCTGTAATCAAGAGCTTATAACGCAACTTCTTTTTGATGAAAAGATCGATGCGGTTATTCATTTTGCTGCTGAATCTCATGTTGACCGCTCGATAGATGATCCAGCGATCTTTGTGCAATCAAACGTAGTGGGGACCTTTAAATTGTTGGAATCCTCTTTTCATTACTTTTCTTCCCTTGCTCATAAAGATAAAGAAAAGTTTCGATTTTTGCATATTTCTACCGATGAAGTGTATGGGTCCATACCTATGGATGCATCTCCTGCAAAAGAAGGAGGGCTGTATGCCCCTTCAAGTCCTTATTCAGCTTCAAAAGCTGCTTCAGATCATTTTGTATGGGCTTACTACAAGACTTATGGATTGCCGGCTATGATTACCCATAGTTCTAATAATTATGGCCCAAGGCAGCATCCTGAAAAAATGATTCCGCATATGATCTGTAATGCTTTAGAAGGAAAAGAGTTGCCCGTCTATGGTCTAGGTTTAAATATACGAGATTGGATTTATGTTGAAGATCATTGTGCGGGGATATGGAGGGTTTTGTGTTGGGGTAAACAGGGAGAAGTTTATCATATAGGCAAAGGGAGTGGAATTTCGAACATTGAACTGGTTCGAAAAATTTGCTCTCTATTAGATATTTTTTTCCCCAGGCTTACGGGAAAGAGTTACTCGGAGTTGATACGGTTTGTAGCCGATAGGCCAGGACATGATTTAAGATATGCCCTGGATGTATCTAAGATGAAAAAAGAATTAGGTTGGGAAGCACAAATGGAATTAGAGAAAGGATTAGAGAAAACCATTTTTTGGTATGTTGAGCACAAGGATTGGATAAGATCTGTCATGGAAAAGGGATATGCCTTAAAAAGGCAGGGGTTATATCGAAAAGCCAAAATTACTTCTTAG
- a CDS encoding pyruvate kinase, whose translation MSRTELTKLLFSIYKEALQAEQTYHSLIDSAHPDNRLSASNLIHYLVLRRYDLRQIQDALSDWGISSLGRSESCVLWSLEKVLEALGQEVPSRPYPLSRQEGAALLVRNKQRLLGESHLGSPCSIMVTLPTEAAENPKLIEELLRAGMNVVRINCGHDNPEVWSKMIENSRKASSQLGYSCKILMDLPGPKLRIVSLDPAIKACAIRPKRDLLGKIVDPGWVWIGSEEQRTDPPIKANSFLRFPREWVEVLKEGDTIRFFDARGKGRTLKIDQQIEKGWLAHSIETAYLKEGIVFVHLPHSPEQPQRAAVLKSLSPQQPFLLVRNKDRLWICKDNGLFNHKEEVVGFLRISHPQILADIKAEEQIWFDDGKVGGKVIHSDSRGILVEITHVQPNGYKLRVDRGINLPFSDLKISALTEQDIRSLSFVVKHADAVGISFLRLPSDIDDLDQALSKESISELGIVLKIETRKGFENLPLILLKAMKYRSIGVMIARGDLAVECGYERLAEVQEEILWIAEAAHIPVIWATQVLESLAKTGIPSRAEVTDAAMAQRSECVMLNKGSYIVEAVKSLVDILKRMEAHQRKKRSMLRKLQIASLLNQPL comes from the coding sequence ATGAGCAGAACAGAACTGACCAAATTATTGTTCAGTATTTATAAAGAGGCCCTTCAGGCTGAACAAACTTACCATAGCCTTATCGATTCTGCCCATCCTGATAACCGGTTGAGTGCATCGAACCTCATTCATTACCTGGTTCTTCGTCGTTACGATCTGAGGCAAATCCAAGATGCACTCTCCGATTGGGGAATATCTTCGCTGGGTCGGTCCGAGTCGTGTGTGTTATGGAGCCTTGAGAAAGTACTTGAAGCTCTTGGACAAGAAGTCCCAAGCCGGCCTTATCCTCTTTCACGACAGGAAGGGGCGGCACTGCTTGTGCGCAATAAACAAAGACTTTTAGGGGAATCTCATCTCGGCTCTCCATGCAGTATCATGGTTACTTTACCGACTGAAGCGGCTGAAAACCCCAAGCTGATTGAAGAGCTCCTTCGAGCTGGAATGAACGTCGTGCGTATCAACTGTGGACATGACAACCCAGAAGTATGGTCGAAGATGATAGAAAATAGCCGCAAGGCTTCTTCTCAATTAGGCTATAGTTGCAAGATTTTAATGGATCTACCTGGGCCTAAGCTGCGTATTGTATCTCTAGATCCCGCCATTAAGGCATGTGCCATTAGGCCTAAACGAGATCTCTTAGGAAAGATAGTTGATCCGGGTTGGGTTTGGATCGGTAGTGAAGAACAAAGAACGGATCCCCCCATTAAAGCCAATAGCTTTTTGAGATTTCCAAGGGAGTGGGTTGAAGTTCTCAAAGAGGGAGACACGATAAGATTTTTTGATGCAAGGGGCAAAGGGAGAACCTTAAAAATCGATCAGCAGATAGAAAAAGGATGGCTTGCTCATTCAATCGAGACCGCTTATCTGAAAGAAGGGATTGTTTTTGTTCATCTGCCCCATTCTCCTGAACAACCTCAAAGAGCAGCTGTACTTAAAAGTTTATCTCCTCAACAACCCTTTCTATTGGTTAGGAACAAGGATCGGTTGTGGATTTGCAAAGACAACGGTCTGTTCAATCACAAAGAAGAGGTCGTTGGTTTTCTAAGGATTTCTCATCCTCAAATACTTGCAGATATTAAAGCCGAAGAGCAAATCTGGTTTGATGATGGAAAAGTTGGAGGAAAGGTTATACACAGTGACTCTCGAGGTATTCTTGTCGAAATCACTCATGTTCAGCCAAATGGCTATAAACTGCGAGTGGATAGGGGAATTAATTTACCCTTCTCTGATCTAAAGATTTCAGCATTGACAGAACAGGATATCCGCAGCCTTTCTTTTGTAGTGAAACATGCGGATGCAGTGGGAATCTCATTTTTAAGATTGCCTTCAGATATTGACGATCTTGATCAGGCTTTGAGCAAAGAATCAATTTCGGAGCTAGGGATAGTTTTAAAAATAGAAACCCGAAAAGGCTTTGAGAACCTCCCTTTAATTCTACTTAAAGCGATGAAATACAGGTCAATTGGGGTCATGATCGCCCGAGGAGATCTGGCTGTTGAATGCGGCTATGAACGGCTTGCTGAAGTTCAAGAAGAGATACTCTGGATAGCGGAAGCTGCACATATCCCTGTAATTTGGGCAACACAGGTTTTGGAATCTTTAGCCAAAACAGGTATTCCTTCCAGGGCTGAAGTGACTGATGCCGCAATGGCTCAGCGTTCAGAATGTGTTATGCTCAATAAAGGATCTTATATTGTTGAAGCCGTAAAATCGCTGGTTGACATATTAAAAAGAATGGAAGCCCATCAAAGGAAAAAACGCTCTATGCTACGCAAATTACAAATTGCTTCCCTTTTAAACCAGCCTTTGTAA